aagtgtgagccatcacagctGGCCAACAGGGTGAGCCTTCATGATGCCGTAAGTCACAAATTCACACTTGTCCTGTCATTGGCCCATGGCAGTGATGGGTAGCAGACaggaaaagaatgttttctgaaacttttttttttttttttttttttaaacagggtcttgttctgctgcccaatctggagtgcagcagtgcagtcacggctcactgcagccttgaactcccaggctcaagtgttcctcccacctcccaagttagttgggatgacaggcatgtgtcacctcacccagctaattttaaaaagcattttcttttcttgtagagatgagggctcactatattgcccaggctgttctcgaactcctgtgctcaagcaatcctcccatctcatcctcccaaaatgttaggattacaggtgtgagcacctaGCTCACTTCTGGAACGTTTACTGAAAAGTAcccttaggctgggtgcagtggctcacacctgtaatcctaggactttcaaaggctgaggcaggaggtcacgtctctaaaaaataataataaaataaattttttgagacacaatctcactatgccaccccggctggagtgcagtggtgcaatcctggctcgtgcagcctctgcctcctgggtccaagggattcttatgcctcagcctcctgagtagctgggactacgggcatgtgccacaacgcccagctaattttcctatttttaggagaaatggagtttcaccatgttgtccaggctggtttggaacccctggcctcaggtgatccacctgcctccgcctcccaaagtgctgggattacagacatgagccatcacactcggggaagaaaaaaaaaaaaaagttttttaataaagaagtacCTTGAGAACCTTGGTCTAGGGAGGGTTTTAATGCCATTCCCTCACTAATTCCCCCAGGAAAGCACCGTGAGGTGGTTCGAGGTTTTGggtttagagtcagatattttcTATCTCCAGGCTTGTGGGGGTGTACAAGTGATGTATGATCAACAACATACATGGTGCATGGCTGTATGAGCACAGGATGTATGTCTTTGTTtgcttccctcccctgccccagtcTATCCCCTGAAGTGAGCCAGCCCACCCTCTGAGTGGAAGCGACccccccgccccagcctccctggTTCTCCCCCAATGGCCAGCTCATTTTAGGCGAAGGTCGATGGGAGAAGTCTGCGCTATGAGGCCGGCTGTGACTTGTTGTCATAGTACATCAGAACAACAAAATCACTAGTCTTCCACACAGCACTAGACCATAGCCACTCTAATCTTCTTCGCCACCTTCTGTCCTATATCTGAGACCCCTGCCCGGCTCTTCTTCCTCACCTGAGCCAAGCTGTGACACGTGGGCTTCCTGCCTCTGTGCTGCCTCCCTGTTTTCCATTCCCGGTTCTCCTGGAGAGAGGCAGGGTCTGATCTCCAAGGGCCCACCTCCCACCCAGGCACAAGAGAAACATGGGATTTGGAGTTGGACTGATGGCACTGACTTACAGCTTCACTTTGGGCTGAGACCCCCTGGGTTGGTTATTTTTCCACCTCCCTCTgggccttggcttccccaaatgTCATGTGGGCATAGTAACACCCATATCCTAGGGTTGAAGATGGCATGATATGATATATGTAAAACGCTTGGTACAAGGTTTCTCCTGGAAGTCTGGAAGGGACACCACAATGTCATCTTGGCAGGCACCCATTCCCCCAGCAGGGCATTTTACCTGTTGAAAATTGCAGACTTGGGCCAGGCggggtggttcacgcctgtaatcccagcactttgggaggccgaggtgagcgaatcacgaggtcaagagttcgagatcagcccggtcaacatggtgaaacccatctctactaaacatacaaaaaatagctgggtgtgatggtgtgtgcctgttatcctagctactcgagaggttgaggcaggggaatcgcctgaatccgggaggcagaggttgcagtgagccgagatcgtgccactgcattccagcctgggtgacagagcaagactcttgtctcaaaaaaaaaaaaagaaaaaaagagaaaattacagaCTTCTATGTGGACTTCTCTGGAAaatactttgtttaaaaatacattacatgAGGGGCGAGTCTCAAGTGCCAGAAATGCCAGGCACCTCATACCACCCTCTCTCATCCTCCTCCCCCAAAATCAGGGTCCAAGGGCTCTCCGGTTACCTGGAGGAGCTGTCCAGGGTCCTGGCGCCTAAACGGAGCCCACTGGGAGCTGTCCTGAGCCCCGGTGCTGAAACAGGTAGTTGTTCTCTTCTcagtgccccccccccccaccgagAGGCACTGTCCCGAGACTTGGTGCTGAAATAAATAGCATTCTCCTCCCTCGGTCGGTGGAGAGCTGTCCCTGGTGCTGAAGAAAACTTGATTTTCCTCTCTGTTTCCCGGTTCCCCCACCCCTCTTCGTTCTCGGTTCCTTGGATCCTTGGGAAACCCCACCCCCACTCAATTTATTTCCCCTCCTGGCTTCTTCCTGGGGAGTTTCAGAATGGCAAGGGGGAGACACAGAGGGGTCGCAATTAGCCCTTATGCCTGCTCCTCACCCTGTAACACGTCCCCAGAACTTACCTCCCAAGCAGTCAGCCCCGCTGGTCTCTGCTTTCCAGACCGTCCAACTTCGCCATCTCTGCCCCTTTCTGCGAAAACATCTATGCGCCGACCTGCAAACCAGCCTCCTTCCCAGGATCCCACGTCCCTCAGACCACCCCTCCTCCCACGCAGCTGTGGGCCTCTCCCTCTGTGTGCCTCACCTGCTTCCAGTCTTCTTGGCAGATGCAGGTGTCCGGTGGCTACCAAGGCAGGGACCTGCGCTTTTATGGGCTTCGGGGAAGGCGGAGTGCCAGGAATCCTAGGAGGGGCTTCTCCAACTGGCCAATGGGATTCCACCTCAGGACGAAGCTCCAAAGATTACCTCATAGGTTGTGGCCTACGCTTCAGAATAAAAGTCTGGCATCTGCCCAAAAACTGGGCTAGGGGATATTTTTGGATGGGGACGGAGCACTCATTGTGGACCATGGAGTCTGCCCACTAGCCCCAATCCCCTCCTGGGTTCCTGAGCTCCAAGTTGGTTCAGGTGTCCTGACTGGTACCTGTTTCTTCTCATTCCCAGTTTTTGCTATTGCTGCTggttcaggaaagaaaaagctggttgggccgggcgcagtggcttaagcctgtaatcccagcactttgggaggctgaggcgggtggttcgtctgaggtcaggagttcgagaccagtttgaccaatgtggtgaaaccccgtctctaaaaaaaaaaaaaaaaaaaagagagagagaaaagaaagaaagagaaagaaagaaagaagagaaaaagctgGTAAACTGTTCTGGGGCAACATAAGGGatgtagagaattttttttttttttttttttgagacagtttcactcttgttacccaggctggagtgcaatggcacgatctcggctcaccgcaacctccgcctcctgggtttaggcaattctgcctcagcctcctgagtagctggattgtaggcacgcgccaccatgcccagctaattttttgtatttttagtagagacggggtttcaccatgttgaccaggatggtctcgatctcttgacctcatgatccacccgcctcggcctcccaaagtgctgggattacaggcttgagccaccgcgcccggcccgggatGTAGAGAATATTAAAGTCCAGTTTCACCTAGGGCAACTGATGTCGGTGAAAATGGAGGGCTCACAA
This genomic interval from Saimiri boliviensis isolate mSaiBol1 chromosome 14, mSaiBol1.pri, whole genome shotgun sequence contains the following:
- the LOC101040523 gene encoding LOW QUALITY PROTEIN: putative uncharacterized protein encoded by MIR7-3HG (The sequence of the model RefSeq protein was modified relative to this genomic sequence to represent the inferred CDS: deleted 1 base in 1 codon), encoding MVHNECSVPIQKYPLAQFLGRCQTFILKRTQRERPTAAWEEGWSEGRGILGRRLVCRSAHRCFRRKGQRWRSWTVWKAETSGADCLGAPSLGTVPLGGGGGTEKRTTTCFSTGAQDSSQWAPFRRQDPGQLLQLGMHSPHLHPETPATEPAFFCKLHFIKGNNPDCLIISHVKSVLTFSETWDIVSPAHSPIIFKLSSDMSICLPVTL